A region of Acidobacteriota bacterium DNA encodes the following proteins:
- a CDS encoding DUF4019 domain-containing protein, protein MKTAILTISASFCLNLAVFLRPQAIVKPATDGRGAAVKWLALVDSGEFGKSWDLSAKPFQSSISKADWIVGMNKARRFYGKTLSRRFEDSTYAANPPGFVPGEYEILRFAVSFRAQGPATETISMELQSNGKWLVAGYHIALKNQIRVRPLEFFDYR, encoded by the coding sequence ATGAAGACGGCAATCCTTACGATCAGCGCTTCTTTCTGTCTCAACCTCGCCGTTTTCCTGCGACCCCAGGCGATTGTGAAGCCTGCAACGGACGGAAGAGGCGCCGCCGTTAAATGGCTTGCGCTGGTGGACAGTGGCGAATTCGGAAAAAGTTGGGACCTGTCGGCAAAGCCGTTCCAATCGAGTATCAGCAAAGCTGACTGGATCGTGGGAATGAACAAGGCCCGCCGGTTTTATGGAAAGACGCTTTCTCGCAGATTCGAGGATTCCACCTACGCTGCGAACCCGCCCGGATTTGTCCCGGGCGAATATGAGATTCTGCGATTTGCAGTGAGTTTCAGAGCGCAGGGACCCGCCACGGAAACCATATCCATGGAATTGCAAAGCAACGGCAAGTGGCTTGTTGCCGGCTACCATATCGCGCTGAAGAACCAGATTCGGGTTCGTCCGCTAGAGTTTTTCGATTACCGCTGA
- a CDS encoding YihY/virulence factor BrkB family protein, with protein sequence MATGAALVCGAVSAAKRFGLPRGAYNRGRGKIAGLVPTPAENHERKAKVASRSASALTQPQEEGSLPRAAEGPDRPFEARGLAWTRLFGLESSLPARVWLRRVWKAVVGDKCEDLAAQMSYFSLVALFPFFIVLAAIVGYLPFTGAWPRVLIWITQYFPDPVQPYVFGTVTNLTHEWGGLLSFGLVSAIWIATRAVISLMDGLNAAYNAPETRGFWKRRLMACGVMLVFALAFLTAFALLTFGGRLGHWLGTHSEPGAAFVVLWHVMRWVIPLALLNFSVNFANYVLPNTKRPWQWVTPGSLFVVAVWLPATIGFNAFLRHFGAAGAYRAVGAFFVLMTWIYITNFILLVAAEMDSELEKAARTFHSENAARRIFAAR encoded by the coding sequence ATGGCGACAGGAGCGGCCCTCGTCTGTGGGGCGGTTTCCGCCGCAAAGCGGTTTGGACTGCCTAGGGGCGCGTATAATAGGGGCAGAGGCAAGATTGCGGGGTTGGTTCCAACGCCCGCGGAAAACCATGAACGTAAAGCGAAAGTTGCATCGAGGAGCGCATCAGCCTTGACCCAGCCGCAAGAGGAGGGGAGTCTGCCTCGCGCCGCGGAAGGCCCAGACAGGCCCTTCGAGGCGCGTGGGTTAGCGTGGACGCGCCTGTTTGGCCTGGAATCCAGTCTGCCGGCGCGGGTTTGGCTCCGCCGCGTGTGGAAGGCCGTGGTTGGCGACAAATGCGAAGACCTGGCCGCGCAGATGTCGTACTTCTCCCTGGTGGCGCTGTTCCCCTTTTTTATTGTGCTGGCAGCCATTGTGGGTTACCTGCCGTTCACGGGCGCGTGGCCGCGCGTGCTGATCTGGATCACGCAATACTTCCCGGACCCTGTTCAGCCCTACGTTTTCGGAACTGTAACCAACCTGACCCATGAGTGGGGCGGGCTGCTCAGCTTTGGCCTGGTGAGCGCTATCTGGATTGCCACTCGCGCTGTGATCAGCCTGATGGACGGATTGAACGCGGCCTACAACGCGCCGGAAACACGCGGCTTCTGGAAAAGGCGGCTGATGGCGTGCGGCGTCATGCTGGTGTTCGCGCTGGCTTTCCTGACGGCCTTCGCGCTGCTGACGTTTGGCGGCCGGCTGGGCCACTGGCTGGGAACGCATTCCGAACCGGGCGCCGCCTTCGTGGTGCTGTGGCATGTGATGCGATGGGTGATTCCGCTGGCGCTGCTGAATTTTTCGGTTAACTTTGCGAACTACGTCCTTCCCAACACAAAGCGGCCCTGGCAATGGGTGACTCCGGGCAGCCTGTTTGTCGTGGCGGTCTGGCTGCCGGCTACAATTGGATTTAACGCCTTCCTGCGCCATTTTGGCGCGGCGGGCGCCTACAGGGCCGTGGGGGCCTTCTTTGTTCTGATGACCTGGATCTACATTACGAACTTTATCCTGCTGGTGGCGGCGGAAATGGATTCAGAACTGGAAAAAGCCGCCCGCACTTTCCACTCAGAAAATGCCGCGCGGCGGATATTTGCGGCCAGGTGA